In one Bombyx mori chromosome 22, ASM3026992v2 genomic region, the following are encoded:
- the LOC101736037 gene encoding uncharacterized protein LOC101736037 isoform X4 codes for MRIRRLRTHLQHGEYRFKCPMQSCEKAFLTSYSLKIHVRAHTKTKPFICDNSSCGKAFNTLYRLRAHQRLHSGDTFNCKSDGCAKYFTTLSDLKKHIRTHTKERPYKCRMDGCDKSFIASHHLKAHGRTHAPPRHFATFASVRPHVGKQQAEAEVGNTEVAKPLNPEPAKTDIMYWDGLLESFGRITTESNSTDGSLEDVTVVNNEYITEWLFEGCAPKDASAYDINSIALSPFDVNKTDKKYENTWVDVNGIQPTVPVDNGNKLEVRSKAIQLALANEVELQAPWVDVSALAASISETPVTIKEKSPESIFTLATSVPTHMQSYIDLSAEGPTAHVMTHAALALDTPSVRDVADGVFNDSEIVTNLEPGKIDADLDLFFKSDDDRSLNTPSPSKVQQNIEINPANSVLFNTDLDLEDTLLFDNEPPSDMYVVRTENIFGKEIAKRNALEQVAADCGICSCEGCTCNSEGECRDSSTVDTCTCVNCACDHSAMTCAAGCGSATATDRNTFLHYHERHNSTTKLEDLGIFTLRECDDTATSALNKIKCSCDGSTKCSILNAGKDPCCGGAKSCCVTICIDKLDAFKKFLTDNSMLDAMKVRSVDDDLKALFTAFNQFVSCGDKV; via the exons ATGCGAATACGACGGCTGCGAACGCACTTACAGCACG GTGAATACAGGTTCAAATGTCCAATGCAGTCCTGCGAGAAGGCCTTTCTAACATCATACAGTCTAAAGATACACGTCAGAGCGCACACGAAAACAAAACCCTTCATTTGCGACAACAGCTCCTGTGGGAAGGCTTTTAACACTTTATACAG GTTAAGGGCGCACCAGAGGCTACACAGCGGCGACACGTTCAACTGCAAATCGGATGGATGCGCGAAATACTTCACGACCCTGAGCGATCTCAAGAAACACATTCGGACCCACACAAAAGAACGACCCTATAA ATGTCGCATGGACGGTTGCGACAAGTCGTTCATAGCGTCTCACCATCTAAAAGCCCACGGTCGGACCCACGCGCCTCCGCGGCACTTCGCGACCTTCGCCAGCGTCAGACCACACGTCGGCAAGCAACAG gcggaagcggaagtcggaaACACGGAAGTAGCGAAACCTCTGAATCCGGAACCGgccaaaaccgatattatgtatTGGGACGGCCTGTTAGAGTCGTTCGGCAGGATCACGACAGAATCTAATTCGACCGACGGGAGCCTGGAGGACGTGACAGTGGTCAACAACGAATATATAACCGAATGGCTGTTCGAAGGCTGCGCACCCAAAGACGCATCAGCCTACGACATTAACAGTATTGCGCTGTCGCCCTTTGACGTCAACAAAACCGataaaaaatacgaaaacaCTTGGGTCGACGTTAACGGGATCCAACCCACCGTCCCGGTCGACAACGGTAACAAACTCGAAGTCAGGTCCAAGGCAATCCAGCTCGCCCTGGCCAACGAGGTAGAGCTCCAAGCGCCCTGGGTGGACGTGAGCGCTTTGGCCGCTTCCATATCCGAGACCCCGGTCACTATTAAAGAGAAATCCCCCGAAAGCATATTCACGCTGGCCACGTCCGTCCCCACCCACATGCAGAGCTACATCGACCTGAGCGCCGAGGGGCCCACCGCCCACGTCATGACACACGCGGCGCTGGCCCTGGACACGCCCAGCGTGCGCGACGTGGCCGACGGGGTGTTCAACGACAGCGAGATCGTCACCAACCTAGAGCCCGGCAAGATCGACGCCGACCTGGACTTGTTCTTCAAGTCGGACGACGACCGCTCCCTCAACACCCCCTCGCCCTCCAAGGTGCAGCAGAACATCGAAATAAACCCCGCCAACTCCGTGCTCTTCAACACCGACTTGGATCTAGAGGACACTCTGTTGTTCGACAACGAGCCGCCCTCGGACATGTACGTGGTCCGAACGGAGAACATATTCGGTAAAGAGATAGCGAAGAGGAACGCTCTGGAGCAGGTGGCCGCCGACTGCGGGATCTGCAGCTGCGAGGGCTGCACGTGCAACTCGGAGGGCGAGTGCAGGGACAGCAGCACGGTGGACACGTGCACGTGCGTGAACTGCGCGTGCGACCACTCGGCCATGACGTGCGCGGCGGGCTGCGGCAGCGCCACCGCCACCGACCGCAACACGTTCCTGCACTACCACGAGAGGCACAACAGCACCACCAAACTGGAAGACCTCGGCATATTCACGCTGCGCGAGTGCGACGACACCGCAACGTCGGCGCTGAACAAGATCAAGTGCTCCTGCGACGGCTCTACCAAGTGCAGCATCCTGAACGCCGGCAAGGACCCTTGCTGCGGGGGCGCCAAGTCGTGCTGCGTCACCATATGCATCGACAAACTAGATGCATTCAAGAAGTTCCTAACGGACAACAGCATGTTGGACGCGATGAAGGTCCGCAGCGTGGACGACGACCTCAAAGCATTGTTCACTGCATTTAACCAGTTTGTTTCTTGCGGCGATAAGGTTTGA
- the LOC101736037 gene encoding uncharacterized protein LOC101736037 isoform X2 codes for MLPRHDDSSGMSSIKIDSQKHQMDKNKRKTEDNNARYRCEYDGCERTYSTVGNLRTHMKTHKGEYRFKCPMQSCEKAFLTSYSLKIHVRAHTKTKPFICDNSSCGKAFNTLYRLRAHQRLHSGDTFNCKSDGCAKYFTTLSDLKKHIRTHTKERPYKCRMDGCDKSFIASHHLKAHGRTHAPPRHFATFASVRPHVGKQQAEAEVGNTEVAKPLNPEPAKTDIMYWDGLLESFGRITTESNSTDGSLEDVTVVNNEYITEWLFEGCAPKDASAYDINSIALSPFDVNKTDKKYENTWVDVNGIQPTVPVDNGNKLEVRSKAIQLALANEVELQAPWVDVSALAASISETPVTIKEKSPESIFTLATSVPTHMQSYIDLSAEGPTAHVMTHAALALDTPSVRDVADGVFNDSEIVTNLEPGKIDADLDLFFKSDDDRSLNTPSPSKVQQNIEINPANSVLFNTDLDLEDTLLFDNEPPSDMYVVRTENIFGKEIAKRNALEQVAADCGICSCEGCTCNSEGECRDSSTVDTCTCVNCACDHSAMTCAAGCGSATATDRNTFLHYHERHNSTTKLEDLGIFTLRECDDTATSALNKIKCSCDGSTKCSILNAGKDPCCGGAKSCCVTICIDKLDAFKKFLTDNSMLDAMKVRSVDDDLKALFTAFNQFVSCGDKV; via the exons ATGTTGCCCAG GCATGATGATTCGTCGGGAATGTCGTCGATCAAAATCGATTCTCAGAAGCATCAAATGGACAAAAACAAAAGGAAGACGGAGGACAACAACGCCCGTTACAGATGCGAATACGACGGCTGCGAACGCACTTACAGCACGGTGGGCAATCTGCGGACACACATGAAAACTCACAAAG GTGAATACAGGTTCAAATGTCCAATGCAGTCCTGCGAGAAGGCCTTTCTAACATCATACAGTCTAAAGATACACGTCAGAGCGCACACGAAAACAAAACCCTTCATTTGCGACAACAGCTCCTGTGGGAAGGCTTTTAACACTTTATACAG GTTAAGGGCGCACCAGAGGCTACACAGCGGCGACACGTTCAACTGCAAATCGGATGGATGCGCGAAATACTTCACGACCCTGAGCGATCTCAAGAAACACATTCGGACCCACACAAAAGAACGACCCTATAA ATGTCGCATGGACGGTTGCGACAAGTCGTTCATAGCGTCTCACCATCTAAAAGCCCACGGTCGGACCCACGCGCCTCCGCGGCACTTCGCGACCTTCGCCAGCGTCAGACCACACGTCGGCAAGCAACAG gcggaagcggaagtcggaaACACGGAAGTAGCGAAACCTCTGAATCCGGAACCGgccaaaaccgatattatgtatTGGGACGGCCTGTTAGAGTCGTTCGGCAGGATCACGACAGAATCTAATTCGACCGACGGGAGCCTGGAGGACGTGACAGTGGTCAACAACGAATATATAACCGAATGGCTGTTCGAAGGCTGCGCACCCAAAGACGCATCAGCCTACGACATTAACAGTATTGCGCTGTCGCCCTTTGACGTCAACAAAACCGataaaaaatacgaaaacaCTTGGGTCGACGTTAACGGGATCCAACCCACCGTCCCGGTCGACAACGGTAACAAACTCGAAGTCAGGTCCAAGGCAATCCAGCTCGCCCTGGCCAACGAGGTAGAGCTCCAAGCGCCCTGGGTGGACGTGAGCGCTTTGGCCGCTTCCATATCCGAGACCCCGGTCACTATTAAAGAGAAATCCCCCGAAAGCATATTCACGCTGGCCACGTCCGTCCCCACCCACATGCAGAGCTACATCGACCTGAGCGCCGAGGGGCCCACCGCCCACGTCATGACACACGCGGCGCTGGCCCTGGACACGCCCAGCGTGCGCGACGTGGCCGACGGGGTGTTCAACGACAGCGAGATCGTCACCAACCTAGAGCCCGGCAAGATCGACGCCGACCTGGACTTGTTCTTCAAGTCGGACGACGACCGCTCCCTCAACACCCCCTCGCCCTCCAAGGTGCAGCAGAACATCGAAATAAACCCCGCCAACTCCGTGCTCTTCAACACCGACTTGGATCTAGAGGACACTCTGTTGTTCGACAACGAGCCGCCCTCGGACATGTACGTGGTCCGAACGGAGAACATATTCGGTAAAGAGATAGCGAAGAGGAACGCTCTGGAGCAGGTGGCCGCCGACTGCGGGATCTGCAGCTGCGAGGGCTGCACGTGCAACTCGGAGGGCGAGTGCAGGGACAGCAGCACGGTGGACACGTGCACGTGCGTGAACTGCGCGTGCGACCACTCGGCCATGACGTGCGCGGCGGGCTGCGGCAGCGCCACCGCCACCGACCGCAACACGTTCCTGCACTACCACGAGAGGCACAACAGCACCACCAAACTGGAAGACCTCGGCATATTCACGCTGCGCGAGTGCGACGACACCGCAACGTCGGCGCTGAACAAGATCAAGTGCTCCTGCGACGGCTCTACCAAGTGCAGCATCCTGAACGCCGGCAAGGACCCTTGCTGCGGGGGCGCCAAGTCGTGCTGCGTCACCATATGCATCGACAAACTAGATGCATTCAAGAAGTTCCTAACGGACAACAGCATGTTGGACGCGATGAAGGTCCGCAGCGTGGACGACGACCTCAAAGCATTGTTCACTGCATTTAACCAGTTTGTTTCTTGCGGCGATAAGGTTTGA
- the LOC101736037 gene encoding uncharacterized protein LOC101736037 isoform X3 yields MSSIKIDSQKHQMDKNKRKTEDNNARYRCEYDGCERTYSTVGNLRTHMKTHKGEYRFKCPMQSCEKAFLTSYSLKIHVRAHTKTKPFICDNSSCGKAFNTLYRLRAHQRLHSGDTFNCKSDGCAKYFTTLSDLKKHIRTHTKERPYKCRMDGCDKSFIASHHLKAHGRTHAPPRHFATFASVRPHVGKQQAEAEVGNTEVAKPLNPEPAKTDIMYWDGLLESFGRITTESNSTDGSLEDVTVVNNEYITEWLFEGCAPKDASAYDINSIALSPFDVNKTDKKYENTWVDVNGIQPTVPVDNGNKLEVRSKAIQLALANEVELQAPWVDVSALAASISETPVTIKEKSPESIFTLATSVPTHMQSYIDLSAEGPTAHVMTHAALALDTPSVRDVADGVFNDSEIVTNLEPGKIDADLDLFFKSDDDRSLNTPSPSKVQQNIEINPANSVLFNTDLDLEDTLLFDNEPPSDMYVVRTENIFGKEIAKRNALEQVAADCGICSCEGCTCNSEGECRDSSTVDTCTCVNCACDHSAMTCAAGCGSATATDRNTFLHYHERHNSTTKLEDLGIFTLRECDDTATSALNKIKCSCDGSTKCSILNAGKDPCCGGAKSCCVTICIDKLDAFKKFLTDNSMLDAMKVRSVDDDLKALFTAFNQFVSCGDKV; encoded by the exons ATGTCGTCGATCAAAATCGATTCTCAGAAGCATCAAATGGACAAAAACAAAAGGAAGACGGAGGACAACAACGCCCGTTACAGATGCGAATACGACGGCTGCGAACGCACTTACAGCACGGTGGGCAATCTGCGGACACACATGAAAACTCACAAAG GTGAATACAGGTTCAAATGTCCAATGCAGTCCTGCGAGAAGGCCTTTCTAACATCATACAGTCTAAAGATACACGTCAGAGCGCACACGAAAACAAAACCCTTCATTTGCGACAACAGCTCCTGTGGGAAGGCTTTTAACACTTTATACAG GTTAAGGGCGCACCAGAGGCTACACAGCGGCGACACGTTCAACTGCAAATCGGATGGATGCGCGAAATACTTCACGACCCTGAGCGATCTCAAGAAACACATTCGGACCCACACAAAAGAACGACCCTATAA ATGTCGCATGGACGGTTGCGACAAGTCGTTCATAGCGTCTCACCATCTAAAAGCCCACGGTCGGACCCACGCGCCTCCGCGGCACTTCGCGACCTTCGCCAGCGTCAGACCACACGTCGGCAAGCAACAG gcggaagcggaagtcggaaACACGGAAGTAGCGAAACCTCTGAATCCGGAACCGgccaaaaccgatattatgtatTGGGACGGCCTGTTAGAGTCGTTCGGCAGGATCACGACAGAATCTAATTCGACCGACGGGAGCCTGGAGGACGTGACAGTGGTCAACAACGAATATATAACCGAATGGCTGTTCGAAGGCTGCGCACCCAAAGACGCATCAGCCTACGACATTAACAGTATTGCGCTGTCGCCCTTTGACGTCAACAAAACCGataaaaaatacgaaaacaCTTGGGTCGACGTTAACGGGATCCAACCCACCGTCCCGGTCGACAACGGTAACAAACTCGAAGTCAGGTCCAAGGCAATCCAGCTCGCCCTGGCCAACGAGGTAGAGCTCCAAGCGCCCTGGGTGGACGTGAGCGCTTTGGCCGCTTCCATATCCGAGACCCCGGTCACTATTAAAGAGAAATCCCCCGAAAGCATATTCACGCTGGCCACGTCCGTCCCCACCCACATGCAGAGCTACATCGACCTGAGCGCCGAGGGGCCCACCGCCCACGTCATGACACACGCGGCGCTGGCCCTGGACACGCCCAGCGTGCGCGACGTGGCCGACGGGGTGTTCAACGACAGCGAGATCGTCACCAACCTAGAGCCCGGCAAGATCGACGCCGACCTGGACTTGTTCTTCAAGTCGGACGACGACCGCTCCCTCAACACCCCCTCGCCCTCCAAGGTGCAGCAGAACATCGAAATAAACCCCGCCAACTCCGTGCTCTTCAACACCGACTTGGATCTAGAGGACACTCTGTTGTTCGACAACGAGCCGCCCTCGGACATGTACGTGGTCCGAACGGAGAACATATTCGGTAAAGAGATAGCGAAGAGGAACGCTCTGGAGCAGGTGGCCGCCGACTGCGGGATCTGCAGCTGCGAGGGCTGCACGTGCAACTCGGAGGGCGAGTGCAGGGACAGCAGCACGGTGGACACGTGCACGTGCGTGAACTGCGCGTGCGACCACTCGGCCATGACGTGCGCGGCGGGCTGCGGCAGCGCCACCGCCACCGACCGCAACACGTTCCTGCACTACCACGAGAGGCACAACAGCACCACCAAACTGGAAGACCTCGGCATATTCACGCTGCGCGAGTGCGACGACACCGCAACGTCGGCGCTGAACAAGATCAAGTGCTCCTGCGACGGCTCTACCAAGTGCAGCATCCTGAACGCCGGCAAGGACCCTTGCTGCGGGGGCGCCAAGTCGTGCTGCGTCACCATATGCATCGACAAACTAGATGCATTCAAGAAGTTCCTAACGGACAACAGCATGTTGGACGCGATGAAGGTCCGCAGCGTGGACGACGACCTCAAAGCATTGTTCACTGCATTTAACCAGTTTGTTTCTTGCGGCGATAAGGTTTGA